Proteins co-encoded in one Gossypium arboreum isolate Shixiya-1 chromosome 11, ASM2569848v2, whole genome shotgun sequence genomic window:
- the LOC108471132 gene encoding uncharacterized protein LOC108471132 isoform X2, translating into MHAKENHRGKTMSGNGKLFIGGISWDTNEERLKEYFSTFGEVVEAVIMKDRTTGRARGFGFVVFSDPAVAERVILEKHNIDGRMVEAKKAVPRDDQNIMSRSTSSTHGSPGPGRTKKIFVGGLASTVTESDFKKYFDQFGNITDVVVMYDHNTQRPRGFGFITYDLEEAVEKVLLKNFHELNGKMVEVKRAVPKELSPGPSRSPLSGYNYGLNRVNSFLNGYTQGYTPSSVGGYGLRMDGRFSPIAGGQSVFPPFGSGYGMGMNFEPGLNPSFGNSANFTSNMNYGRGLSPYYIGNNNRFGSPIGCGGTTGGNTSFFSSVTRNLWGNGGLNYNTNAASSGAYMGSGSGSIGGSSFGNSGINWGSAISSQVGGNNVSSNSANFAYGTGDNSFGLGTAGYGRNSGTNVAPTSSYVALNGGYDGAFADIYGGASVYGDTTWRSSTSEQDDSGSFGYVLGGAASDVSGKSSPGYVGGYSVNRRQSNRGIAT; encoded by the exons ATGCATGCAAAGGAGAACCATCGAGGG AAAACGATGTCTGGGAATGGTAAGCTATTTATTGGTGGGATATCTTGGGACACCAATGAAGAGCGTCTCAAGGAGTATTTCAGTACCTTTGGTGAGGTGGTCGAGGCAGTGATCATGAAGGATCGGACCACAGGGCGTGCCCGTGGTTTTGGTTTCGTTGTTTTCTCTGACCCAGCTGTTGCTGAGAGAGTTATATTGGAGAAACACAACATCGATGGTAGGATG GTGGAAGCAAAAAAGGCAGTTCCTAGGGATGACCAGAACATTATGAGTAGAAGCACCAGTAGCACCCATGGTTCACCTGGCCCAGGTCGCACAAAAAAGATTTTTGTTGGTGGTTTAGCATCTACAGTCACAGAGAGCGACTTTAAGAAGTACTTTGATCAGTTTGGAAATATCACAGATGTTGTAGTGATGTATGATCACAACACCCAAAGGCCTAGGGGTTTTGGATTCATCACTTATGATTTAGAGGAGGCGGTGGAGAAAGTGTTGCTAAAAAATTTCCATGAACTGAATGGTAAAATGGTTGAGGTTAAACGGGCAGTTCCCAAAGAGTTATCTCCTGGCCCCAGTCGTAGTCCCCTTAGTGGATATAACTATGGTCTGAATAGAGTTAACAGCTTTCTTAATGGCTACACTCAGGGATATACTCCAAGTAGTGTTGGTGGCTATGGACTTAGGATGGATGGTAGATTTAGTCCAATTGCTGGTGGTCAAAGTGTGTTTCCTCCTTTCGGTTCTGGTTATGGAATGGGCATGAACTTTGAGCCAGGGTTGAACCCAAGTTTTGGAAATAGTGCAAACTTTACTAGTAATATGAACTATGGGCGGGGATTGAGCCCTTACTATATTGGCAATAACAATAGATTTGGTAGTCCTATTGGATGTGGTGGGACTACTGGAGGTAATACTTCCTTTTTCAGCTCAGTGACCCGTAATCTTTGGGGAAATGGGGGGCTCAATTATAACACAAATGCTGCTAGTTCTGGTGCATATATGGGATCTGGAAGTGGTAGTATAGGAGGAAGTTCCTTTGGAAATAGTGGAATTAATTGGGGTTCTGCAATTTCTAGTCAAGTTGGAGGGAATAATGTTTCTAGCAATAGTGCGAATTTTGCCTATGGAACTGGTGATAATAGCTTTGGGTTGGGGACCGCAGGGTATGGGAGAAACAGTGGGACCAATGTGGCACCAACATCATCATATGTAGCATTAAATGGTGGTTATGATGGAGCCTTTGCAGATATTTATGGTGGTGCTTCAGTTTATGGGGATACCACTTGGAGATCATCAACATCTGAGCAAGATGATTCTGGTTCCTTTGGGTATGTACTTGGTGGTGCCGCTTCTGATGTTTCGGGTAAAAGTTCTCCTGGGTATGTTGGTGGTTATAGCGTTAATAGGAGACAATCAAATAGAG GAATCGCTACCTAA
- the LOC108472455 gene encoding thymidine kinase a yields MASCKSSIALNSTDRVGSSHPPRVSGEIHVIIGPMFAGKTTSLLRRIRSERNNGRNVAMIKSSKDTRYAIDSVVTHDGVKFPCWALPDLTSFRHNVGEDAYEKLDVIGIDEAQFFEDLYDFCCNAADNDGKTVILSGLDGDYLRRSFGSVLDIIPLADTVTKLTARCEVCGKKAFFTFRKTAATQTELIGGADLYMPVCRQHYVNGQTVVETSRIVLESTNIVHHQTTQLSCLEAAVLQSQ; encoded by the exons ATGGCCTCTTGTAAGTCTTCTATTGCACTAAACTCAACAGATCGCGTCGGATCTTCCCATCCTCCACGTGTTTCCGGCGAGATCCACGTCATCATCGGCCCCATGTTTGCCGGCAAGACTACTTCTCTCCTCCGTCGGATCAGATCTGAACGCAACAATGGCCG AAATGTCGCAATGATAAAGTCGAGCAAGGATACAAGGTACGCTATTGACTCAGTGGTAACTCACGACGGAGTGAAATTCCCATGTTGGGCATTGCCGGATCTCACTTCTTTTCGACACAATGTCGGAGAAGATGCTTATGAAAAG CTGGATGTGATTGGCATAGACGAAGCACAATTTTTCGAAGATCTGTACGATTTCTGCTGCAATGCTGCAGACAATGATGGCAAAACAGTAATTTTATCTGGCTTAGATGGGGATTATTTGAG AAGGAGCTTTGGGTCAGTTCTGGACATAATTCCGCTAGCTGATACAGTAACAAAGTTAACCGCAAGATGCGAAGTGTGTGGGAAAAAGGCATTTTTCACATTCAGGAAAACAGCAGCGACCCAAACGGAACTGATCGGAGGGGCAGATTTATACATGCCTGTTTGTCGACAGCATTATGTCAATGGACAAACGGTTGTTGAAACTTCGAGGATTGTTCTTGAATCAACAAATATTGTTCATCATCAAACAACTCAACTATCTTGCCTTGAAGCAGCAGTACTTCAATCTCAGTAA
- the LOC108471132 gene encoding uncharacterized protein LOC108471132 isoform X1 produces the protein MHAKENHRGKTMSGNGKLFIGGISWDTNEERLKEYFSTFGEVVEAVIMKDRTTGRARGFGFVVFSDPAVAERVILEKHNIDGRMVEAKKAVPRDDQNIMSRSTSSTHGSPGPGRTKKIFVGGLASTVTESDFKKYFDQFGNITDVVVMYDHNTQRPRGFGFITYDLEEAVEKVLLKNFHELNGKMVEVKRAVPKELSPGPSRSPLSGYNYGLNRVNSFLNGYTQGYTPSSVGGYGLRMDGRFSPIAGGQSVFPPFGSGYGMGMNFEPGLNPSFGNSANFTSNMNYGRGLSPYYIGNNNRFGSPIGCGGTTGGNTSFFSSVTRNLWGNGGLNYNTNAASSGAYMGSGSGSIGGSSFGNSGINWGSAISSQVGGNNVSSNSANFAYGTGDNSFGLGTAGYGRNSGTNVAPTSSYVALNGGYDGAFADIYGGASVYGDTTWRSSTSEQDDSGSFGYVLGGAASDVSGKSSPGYVGGYSVNRRQSNRGKTSYLASKISL, from the exons ATGCATGCAAAGGAGAACCATCGAGGG AAAACGATGTCTGGGAATGGTAAGCTATTTATTGGTGGGATATCTTGGGACACCAATGAAGAGCGTCTCAAGGAGTATTTCAGTACCTTTGGTGAGGTGGTCGAGGCAGTGATCATGAAGGATCGGACCACAGGGCGTGCCCGTGGTTTTGGTTTCGTTGTTTTCTCTGACCCAGCTGTTGCTGAGAGAGTTATATTGGAGAAACACAACATCGATGGTAGGATG GTGGAAGCAAAAAAGGCAGTTCCTAGGGATGACCAGAACATTATGAGTAGAAGCACCAGTAGCACCCATGGTTCACCTGGCCCAGGTCGCACAAAAAAGATTTTTGTTGGTGGTTTAGCATCTACAGTCACAGAGAGCGACTTTAAGAAGTACTTTGATCAGTTTGGAAATATCACAGATGTTGTAGTGATGTATGATCACAACACCCAAAGGCCTAGGGGTTTTGGATTCATCACTTATGATTTAGAGGAGGCGGTGGAGAAAGTGTTGCTAAAAAATTTCCATGAACTGAATGGTAAAATGGTTGAGGTTAAACGGGCAGTTCCCAAAGAGTTATCTCCTGGCCCCAGTCGTAGTCCCCTTAGTGGATATAACTATGGTCTGAATAGAGTTAACAGCTTTCTTAATGGCTACACTCAGGGATATACTCCAAGTAGTGTTGGTGGCTATGGACTTAGGATGGATGGTAGATTTAGTCCAATTGCTGGTGGTCAAAGTGTGTTTCCTCCTTTCGGTTCTGGTTATGGAATGGGCATGAACTTTGAGCCAGGGTTGAACCCAAGTTTTGGAAATAGTGCAAACTTTACTAGTAATATGAACTATGGGCGGGGATTGAGCCCTTACTATATTGGCAATAACAATAGATTTGGTAGTCCTATTGGATGTGGTGGGACTACTGGAGGTAATACTTCCTTTTTCAGCTCAGTGACCCGTAATCTTTGGGGAAATGGGGGGCTCAATTATAACACAAATGCTGCTAGTTCTGGTGCATATATGGGATCTGGAAGTGGTAGTATAGGAGGAAGTTCCTTTGGAAATAGTGGAATTAATTGGGGTTCTGCAATTTCTAGTCAAGTTGGAGGGAATAATGTTTCTAGCAATAGTGCGAATTTTGCCTATGGAACTGGTGATAATAGCTTTGGGTTGGGGACCGCAGGGTATGGGAGAAACAGTGGGACCAATGTGGCACCAACATCATCATATGTAGCATTAAATGGTGGTTATGATGGAGCCTTTGCAGATATTTATGGTGGTGCTTCAGTTTATGGGGATACCACTTGGAGATCATCAACATCTGAGCAAGATGATTCTGGTTCCTTTGGGTATGTACTTGGTGGTGCCGCTTCTGATGTTTCGGGTAAAAGTTCTCCTGGGTATGTTGGTGGTTATAGCGTTAATAGGAGACAATCAAATAGAGGTAAGACTTCATACTTAGCATCTAAAATCTCTCTATAA
- the LOC108471132 gene encoding heterogeneous nuclear ribonucleoprotein 1 isoform X3, whose product MSGNGKLFIGGISWDTNEERLKEYFSTFGEVVEAVIMKDRTTGRARGFGFVVFSDPAVAERVILEKHNIDGRMVEAKKAVPRDDQNIMSRSTSSTHGSPGPGRTKKIFVGGLASTVTESDFKKYFDQFGNITDVVVMYDHNTQRPRGFGFITYDLEEAVEKVLLKNFHELNGKMVEVKRAVPKELSPGPSRSPLSGYNYGLNRVNSFLNGYTQGYTPSSVGGYGLRMDGRFSPIAGGQSVFPPFGSGYGMGMNFEPGLNPSFGNSANFTSNMNYGRGLSPYYIGNNNRFGSPIGCGGTTGGNTSFFSSVTRNLWGNGGLNYNTNAASSGAYMGSGSGSIGGSSFGNSGINWGSAISSQVGGNNVSSNSANFAYGTGDNSFGLGTAGYGRNSGTNVAPTSSYVALNGGYDGAFADIYGGASVYGDTTWRSSTSEQDDSGSFGYVLGGAASDVSGKSSPGYVGGYSVNRRQSNRGKTSYLASKISL is encoded by the exons ATGTCTGGGAATGGTAAGCTATTTATTGGTGGGATATCTTGGGACACCAATGAAGAGCGTCTCAAGGAGTATTTCAGTACCTTTGGTGAGGTGGTCGAGGCAGTGATCATGAAGGATCGGACCACAGGGCGTGCCCGTGGTTTTGGTTTCGTTGTTTTCTCTGACCCAGCTGTTGCTGAGAGAGTTATATTGGAGAAACACAACATCGATGGTAGGATG GTGGAAGCAAAAAAGGCAGTTCCTAGGGATGACCAGAACATTATGAGTAGAAGCACCAGTAGCACCCATGGTTCACCTGGCCCAGGTCGCACAAAAAAGATTTTTGTTGGTGGTTTAGCATCTACAGTCACAGAGAGCGACTTTAAGAAGTACTTTGATCAGTTTGGAAATATCACAGATGTTGTAGTGATGTATGATCACAACACCCAAAGGCCTAGGGGTTTTGGATTCATCACTTATGATTTAGAGGAGGCGGTGGAGAAAGTGTTGCTAAAAAATTTCCATGAACTGAATGGTAAAATGGTTGAGGTTAAACGGGCAGTTCCCAAAGAGTTATCTCCTGGCCCCAGTCGTAGTCCCCTTAGTGGATATAACTATGGTCTGAATAGAGTTAACAGCTTTCTTAATGGCTACACTCAGGGATATACTCCAAGTAGTGTTGGTGGCTATGGACTTAGGATGGATGGTAGATTTAGTCCAATTGCTGGTGGTCAAAGTGTGTTTCCTCCTTTCGGTTCTGGTTATGGAATGGGCATGAACTTTGAGCCAGGGTTGAACCCAAGTTTTGGAAATAGTGCAAACTTTACTAGTAATATGAACTATGGGCGGGGATTGAGCCCTTACTATATTGGCAATAACAATAGATTTGGTAGTCCTATTGGATGTGGTGGGACTACTGGAGGTAATACTTCCTTTTTCAGCTCAGTGACCCGTAATCTTTGGGGAAATGGGGGGCTCAATTATAACACAAATGCTGCTAGTTCTGGTGCATATATGGGATCTGGAAGTGGTAGTATAGGAGGAAGTTCCTTTGGAAATAGTGGAATTAATTGGGGTTCTGCAATTTCTAGTCAAGTTGGAGGGAATAATGTTTCTAGCAATAGTGCGAATTTTGCCTATGGAACTGGTGATAATAGCTTTGGGTTGGGGACCGCAGGGTATGGGAGAAACAGTGGGACCAATGTGGCACCAACATCATCATATGTAGCATTAAATGGTGGTTATGATGGAGCCTTTGCAGATATTTATGGTGGTGCTTCAGTTTATGGGGATACCACTTGGAGATCATCAACATCTGAGCAAGATGATTCTGGTTCCTTTGGGTATGTACTTGGTGGTGCCGCTTCTGATGTTTCGGGTAAAAGTTCTCCTGGGTATGTTGGTGGTTATAGCGTTAATAGGAGACAATCAAATAGAGGTAAGACTTCATACTTAGCATCTAAAATCTCTCTATAA
- the LOC108471630 gene encoding exopolygalacturonase-like, producing MGVKEIITVISVLLLLFPSTVKPRAVGGAQPAGSAQSAGGAQGGAQGGAPGGGGGGTLDVVAQFGAKPDEKTDLSQPLLNAWKEACASPAPSKIVIPAGTFLLSRAVLEGPCKGPVDIQVQGTIKAPPDPSHFKDDIWVMFNHIEGFTMSGGGIFDGQGALAWSKNDCHKNKKCTLFPINIRFNFLTNAYIHDITTKDSKQFNVNVLGCKNITFEHFTVTNPEHSLNTDGIHIGRSDGVTILHSEIKTGDDCVSLGDGSKNVVVNGISCGPGHGISIGSLGKFQGEEPVAGIKIANCTITNTMNGVRIKSWPASYPGTASDMHFEDITMDNVSNPIIIDQQYCPWNQCDLKNPSRIKLSNISFKNIRGTAAGKEAVKLFCSAGFPCEGVELADIDLTYTGPDGPAISQCSNVSPKLSGKQNPPICASPAATSPGGQAGPAKASPGGKASPGGQAGPSKASPGGKASPGATA from the exons ATGGGTGTAAAAGAGATTATCACTGTCATCTCAGTATTATTATTGCTTTTCCCTTCAACCGTTAAACCCCGAGCTGTTGGTGGTGCTCAACCTGCTGGAAGTGCTCAATCTGCTGGAGGTGCGCAGGGTGGAGCGCAGGGAGGTGCACCGGGAGGTGGAGGAGGTGGTACTTTGGATGTAGTTGCCCAATTTGGAGCAAAGCCCGATGAGAAAACAGATTTGAGTCAG cCATTGCTGAATGCGTGGAAAGAAGCATGCGCATCGCCAGCTCCGTCCAAAATAGTGATTCCTGCAGGGACGTTCCTTTTAAGTCGAGCAGTCCTGGAAGGTCCATGCAAGGGTCCTGTCGATATTCAAGTTCAAGGCACCATAAAGGCTCCGCCTGATCCTAGTCATTTCAAAGACGATATCTGGGTTATGTTCAACCACATCGAAGGGTTTACGATGTCCGGCGGTGGTATTTTCGATGGCCAAGGAGCCCTTGCTTGGTCCAAGAACGACtgtcataaaaataaaaagtgtACTTTATTTCCCATT AACATAAGATTCAATTTTCTGACGAACGCCTATATACATGATATAACCACCAAAGACAGCAAACAgtttaatgttaatgttttggGATGCAAAAACATTACTTTCGAGCATTTCACCGTCACTAACCCCGAGCATAGCTTAAACACCGATGGAATTCACATCGGGCGATCAGATGGAGTCACTATTCTGCACTCGGAGATAAAAACGGGGGACGATTGTGTTTCTTTGGGTGATGGTTCTAAGAATGTGGTCGTCAATGGAATTAGCTGCGGTCCTGGTCATGGTATTAGTATCGGCAGTCTCGGAAAGTTCCAAGGTGAAGAACCGGTTGCCGGAATTAAAATCGCGAACTGCACCATCACTAATACTATGAATGGTGTTAGAATCAAAAGTTGGCCAGCCTCTTATCCCGGCACAGCATCGGATATGCATTTTGAAGATATAACGATGGATAATGTTAGCAATCCTATCATTATCGACCAACAATATTGCCCATGGAATCAATGCGATTTAAAG AATCCATCACGAATTAAGCTTAGCAATATTAGCTTCAAGAACATCCGAGGCACTGCTGCAGGTAAAGAAGCTGTGAAGCTTTTTTGCAGCGCCGGATTCCCATGTGAAGGTGTGGAACTCGCAGACATTGACCTTACTTACACTGGACCCGATGGACCTGCCATATCCCAATGTTCCAATGTCAGTCCCAAACTTAGTGGCAAGCAAAACCCTCCTATATGTGCATCCCCTGCCGCAACAAGCCCCGGTGGCCAAGCAGGCCCCGCCAAAGCAAGCCCTGGCGGCAAAGCAAGCCCCGGTGGCCAAGCAGGGCCCTCCAAAGCAAGCCCCGGCGGCAAAGCAAGCCCCGGTGCAACTGCTTAA